A genome region from Gadus chalcogrammus isolate NIFS_2021 chromosome 7, NIFS_Gcha_1.0, whole genome shotgun sequence includes the following:
- the LOC130386607 gene encoding serine protease FAM111A-like has product MMEVKKEMDDEYCGKPEEKAKEQHGHKFSFKFENKDKVYDVFCTQEGTIYESLQESIVFKDNASSNQHRELVILPRPNKAISSHFPCHKLTKLEKVDTLHIKPLTIMYIRQAKNKTSTTSSKDKKENHGELVTFAIRTTGGANILSKVMKNNGLRKKSVDEVILYGYKGQTIREALVQDARFSDTVLQNHPNNYFLEDTEDGNIKEMSLPIDDLDSKCFKITKPKPQESHGAANHDAPQEATSSKTASSNSPTSLQNGSHQPTPSTRHQSTPNLSNQKSTYQPIPNSKDLLQLLRSQFKDLVKLMMGRENPTPQAVKKHLSQEFGKSTELCHEVRAMRRFLELGDSVCQVRIDASAKGSGFLLFGKYILTNGHVVLDEAKHPREKITVIFSYEELTDSQLMDVKVVASELDDDAAGHKHDWALLEVCDDLNAQPIKPLLKDFGLVTERGQICIIGHPKGEVKMIDPCFTIPHSKRELKMMFLTRNYYFPKPMDKDIHTYESCFYRGSSGSPVFDSNFKVVSMHSGGFEDKDWGHLLEYSHPLSLIIEQILIQIVRNKKVDVLLAMITCGIPPVVEDVVNKILSNDEGLVWTEEEMINLCAGDQACTKTELLKDFFRQRDESTEPEAMEF; this is encoded by the exons ATGATGGAAGTGAAAAAGGAAATGGATGATGAATACTGTGGGAAACCGGAGGAAAAG GCCAAAGAGCAGCATGGACATAAATTTTCCTTTAAGTTTGAAAACAAAGATAAAGTTTACGATGTTTTCTGCACGCAGGAAGGAACTATCTACGAATCACTTCAGGAGAGTATTGTGTTTAAAGATAATGCTTCCTCAAACCAACACAGAGAACTTGTTATTTTACCTAGACCAAATAAAGCTATCAGTTCACATTTTCCATGCCACAAATTGACTAAACTTGAAAAAGTTGATACACTTCATATTAAACCCCTGACTATTATGTACATCAGGCAAGCAAAGAACAAGACATCTACCACAAGCAGCAaggataaaaaagaaaatcatggAGAGTTGGTAACATTTGCTATAAGAACAACTGGAGGTGCTAACATTCTTTCTAAGGTTATGAAAAATAATGGGCTGAGGAAAAAGAGTGTGGATGAGGTTATTTTGTATGGATACAAAGGTCAAACAATCAGAGAAGCTCTGGTGCAAGATGCACGTTTTAGTGACACGGTATTACAAAACCACCCTAACAATTATTTTCTGGAGGATACAGAGGATGGTAATATCAAGGAAATGTCCCTCCCTATAGATGATCTTGATAGTAAATGTTTCAAGATAACAAAACCAAAACCGCAGGAATCCCATGGTGCTGCAAACCATGATGCACCACAGGAGGCAACATCAAGTAAGACTGCAAGCTCCAACAGTCCAACATCGCTTCAAAATGGGAGTCATCAGCCAACCCCAAGCACCAGGCATCAGTCAACCCCAAACTTGAGCAATCAGAAATCCACCTATCAGCCTATACCGAACTCTAAGGACCTGTTGCAACTCCTTCGTTCTCAGTTTAAAGATCTTGTCAAACTAATGATGGGCCGCGAGAATCCTACTCCTCAAGCAGTCAAAAAACATCTCTCTCAAGAGTTTGGGAAAAGCACAGAGCTTTGCCATGAGGTGAGAGCGATGAGGAGGTTTCTAGAGCTTGGTGATTCTGTTTGCCAGGTGAGAATAGATGCCTCGGCAAAAGGGAGTGGCTTTCTTCTATTTGGAAAGTACATCCTAACAAACGGCCACGTAGTCCTTGATGAGGCAAAACACCCGAGGGAAAAGATAACCGTTATTTTCTCATATGAGGAACTTACAGACAGCCAGTTAATGGATGTGAAGGTCGTTGCCAGTGAGCTTGATGATGATGCTGCAGGCCACAAGCATGATTGGGCTTTGCTGGAGGTCTGTGATGATCTAAATGCCCAACCAATAAAGCCTCTACTGAAGGACTTTGGATTGGTTACTGAAAGGGGTCAGATTTGCATCATCGGGCACCCGAAAGGGGAGGTCAAAATGATAGACCCATGCTTCACAATCCCTCACTCTAAACGTGAGCTAAAGATGATGTTTTTAACTAGAAATTACTATTTTCCAAAACCAATGGATAAGGACATACATACCTATGAGAGCTGCTTTTATCGTGGCTCATCTGGCTCACCTGTCTTTGATAGCAATTTCAAAGTTGTATCGATGCACAGTGGGGGGTTCGAAGACAAGGATTGGGGCCATCTCCTTGAGTATTCACATCCCCTGTCACTCATTATTGAACAAATCCTTATTCAGATAGTGAGAAATAAAAAAGTGGATGTGCTGTTGGCAATGATCACCTGTGGCATTCCCCCAGTGGTGGAGGATGTGGTAAATAAAATATTGAGTAATGACGAAGGATTGGTCTGGACAGAAGAGGAAATGATTAACCTCTGTGCAGGAGACCAAGCTTGTACCAAGACTGAACTTCTAAAGGACTTTTTTAGACAGAGAGATGAATCCACGGAACCAGAAGCTATGGAGTTTTAG
- the LOC130386612 gene encoding serine protease FAM111A-like encodes MCRLLLRSQFPYLTKSLKGRQKDANIRDVRKLFSREFGKHVGICKEIRILRKLVELGDSVCQVKITNIRDVRKLFSREFGKHVGICKEIRILRKLVELGDSVCQVKITNIRDVRKLFSREFGKHVGICKEIRSFRKLVELGDSVCQVKINGGAAGSGFLLFGKYILTNAHVVLDEEKINLKENISVVFFYEDKVENPCLPLLVTVVAWRYHVDKEGYKQDWALLGVDNNQNTLTMIIQPLLQHFGPVTESGHICIIGHPEGKVKMWDPCFTIPRDECEKRIKPDYLFRDIQTYDSCFYEGSSGSPVFDHNFKVVSMHTGGFPDKNTEHAFEYAHPLSLIIEEILMDIVRHRKLDVLLAMITCGIPKEVKAAVIEKVLRYFDKSFVCTENDLIELANSSYCKAEQKHLKDFFLDFNPWIPRDLV; translated from the coding sequence ATGTGTAGATTGTTGCTTCGTTCTCAGTTTCCCTATCTTACTAAATCCTTGAAAGGACGCCAGAAAGATGCAAACATTCGAGATGTCCGAAAGCTTTTCTCTCGAGAGTTTGGGAAACACGTTGGGATTTGCAAAGAAATTAGAATTTTAAGGAAGCTCGTAGAGCTTGGTGACTCTGTTTGCCAggtgaaaataacaaacattcGAGATGTCCGAAAGCTTTTCTCTCGAGAGTTTGGGAAACACGTTGGGATTTGCAAAGAAATTAGAATTTTAAGGAAGCTCGTAGAGCTTGGTGACTCTGTTTGCCAggtgaaaataacaaacattcGAGATGTCCGAAAGCTTTTCTCTCGAGAGTTTGGGAAACACGTTGGGATttgcaaagaaattagaagtttTAGGAAGCTCGTAGAGCTTGGTGACTCTGTTTGCCAGGTGAAAATAAATGGAGGGGCAGCAGGGAGTGGCTTTCTTCTATTTGGAAAGTACATCCTAACAAACGCCCACGTAGTCCTtgatgaagaaaaaataaacctGAAGGAAAACATATCTGTTGTTTTCTTCTACGAGGATAAGGTAGAAAACCCTTGTTTACCATTGCTTGTAACGGTGGTTGCCTGGAGATATCATGTTGACAAAGAAGGATACAAGCAGGATTGGGCTTTGCTTGGGGTCGATAATAATCAAAATACCTTAACGATGATTATACAGCCTCTACTTCAGCACTTTGGACCGGTAACTGAAAGTGGTCACATTTGTATTATCGGCCACCCGGAAGGGAAGGTCAAAATGTGGGACCCATGCTTCACAATCCCTCGGGACGAATGCGAAAAACGTATAAAACCTGATTACCTTTTTAGGGACATACAGACCTACGACAGCTGTTTTTATGAAGGTTCATCTGGCTCACCAGTTTTTGATCACAATTTTAAAGTTGTATCGATGCACACTGGGGGGTTCCCTGATAAAAACACTGAACATGCTTTTGAGTATGCACATCCCCTATCACTCATTATTGAAGAAATCCTTATGGATATAGTGAGACACCGTAAATTGGATGTGCTGTTGGCAATGATCACTTGTGGCATTCCTAAAGAAGTGAAGGCTGCCGTAATCGAAAAGGTTCTACGTTATTTTGACAAAAGTTTTGTCTGTACAGAAAATGATTTGATTGAACTCGCAAACTCGTCTTACTGTAAGGCAGAACAAAAGCATCTAAAGGACTTTTTTCTAGATTTCAATCCATGGATACCTAGGGACTTAGTTTGA